The proteins below come from a single Ovis aries strain OAR_USU_Benz2616 breed Rambouillet chromosome 18, ARS-UI_Ramb_v3.0, whole genome shotgun sequence genomic window:
- the INSM2 gene encoding insulinoma-associated protein 2, whose translation MPRGFLVKRTKRTGGSYRVRLAERVFPLLEPPGTPPFPEEASSAPQPGVDREAHPTPEEEAARELSGSSCRAARVSPAAGGREGAEWRADGREGPGPSPSPTKPAGVELRRAFLERCLSSPVSAESFPGGAAAVASFSCSVAPAAAPTSGEQFLLPLRAPFPEPALHPDPAPLSATLHGLKRATGGERRAKAPSGCSSGPAAAGVKKPKAMRKLSFADEVTTSPVLGLKIKEEEPGAPSRGPGGSRTPLGEFICQLCKEQYADPFALAQHRCSRIVRVEYRCPECDKVFSCPANLASHRRWHKPRPAAANAATISSADGKLPPSSSSPDSGTVASFLAEGKENSRAERTADQHPRARDSSGTEQHQDSAPQPGLQVLSHPEPPLPQLPYTAGVLGRRVPEPGSASGVGGPEIFVCPYCHKKFRRQAYLRKHLGTHEAGSARALGPCFGSERGSSLAFACPLCGAHFPSADIRDKHRLWHAVRDELLLPALAGAPPDAPNPGGASDGDAQQIFSCKHCPSTFFSSPGLTRHINKCHPSESRQVLLLQMPLRPGC comes from the coding sequence ATGCCTAGGGGCTTCCTGGTAAAGAGAACTAAACGGACGGGCGGCTCTTACCGAGTGCGCCTAGCTGAGCGGGTCTTCCCCCTTCTGGAACCTCCGGGGACGCCACCCTTCCCCGAGGAGGCTTCCAGTGCCCCTCAGCCCGGTGTGGACCGGGAGGCACACCCAACTCCGGAGGAGGAGGCGGCCCGTGAACTGTCAGGGTCGTCCTGTCGGGCGGCTAGGGTGAGCCCAGCGGCGGGCGGGAGGGAAGGCGCGGAGTGGAGGGCGGATGGTAGGGAGGGTCCGGGGCCCAGCCCCAGTCCCACGAAGCCGGCAGGCGTGGAACTGCGCAGGGCGTTCCTGGAGCGCTGCCTCAGCTCACCCGTCTCTGCTGAGTCCTTCCCCGGGGGCGCTGCTGCTGTGGCCTCTTTCTCCTGCTCGGTGGCACCAGCAGCTGCACCGACCTCGGGGGAGCAGTTCCTGCTGCCGCTCCGGGCACCGTTCCCAGAGCCCGCGCTACATCCGGACCCCGCACCCCTCTCCGCCACCTTGCACGGCCTGAAGCGGGCCACCGGCGGCGAGCGCCGCGCCAAGGCTCCTTCGGGCTGCTCGTCTGGGCCCGCAGCCGCGGGAGTCAAGAAACCAAAGGCCATGAGGAAGTTGAGCTTCGCCGATGAAGTCACCACGTCCCCTGTTCTGGGCCTGAAGATCAAGGAGGAGGAGCCCGGGGCGCCGTCCCGGGGCCCCGGGGGCAGCCGCACGCCGCTGGGGGAGTTCATCTGCCAGCTGTGCAAGGAGCAGTACGCAGACCCCTTCGCACTGGCTCAGCACCGCTGCTCCCGCATCGTGCGCGTCGAGTACCGCTGCCCCGAGTGCGACAAGGTCTTCAGCTGCCCTGCGAACCTCGCCTCCCATCGCCGCTGGCACAAACCGCGTCCCGCAGCGGCCAATGCAGCCACGATCTCCTCGGCCGACGGGAAGCTGCCTCCATCGTCGTCCTCCCCGGATTCCGGGACTGTTGCATCTTTCCTGGCCGAGGGGAAAGAGAACAGCCGTGCGGAGCGAACTGCGGATCAGCACCCACGGGCCAGGGACAGCTCCGGGACGGAGCAGCACCAGGACAGCGCCCCACAGCCCGGCCTCCAGGTGCTGTCCCACCCCGAGCCTCCACTTCCTCAGCTCCCTTATACGGCGGGGGTGTTGGGGCGCCGGGTGCCTGAGCCCGGCAGTGCCAGTGGTGTCGGGGGACCCGAGATCTTCGTGTGCCCATATTGCCACAAAAAGTTCCGTCGCCAAGCCTATCTGCGCAAGCACCTGGGCACTCATGAGGCTGGCTCGGCCCGCGCGCTCGGCCCCTGCTTTGGCTCGGAACGCGGCAGCTCCCTGGCCTTCGCCTGCCCGCTGTGCGGGGCGCACTTCCCGTCGGCAGACATCAGGGACAAACACCGGCTGTGGCATGCGGTCCGCGACGAGCTGCTCCTGCCCGCTCTGGCCGGGGCGCCTCCCGATGCACCGAATCCAGGCGGGGCATCCGACGGGGATGCTCAGCAGATTTTCTCGTGCAAGCACTGCCCGTCCACTTTTTTTAGCTCCCCGGGGCTGACCCGGCACATCAATAAGTGCCACCCCTCAGAAAGTCGGCAGGTACTGCTGCTGCAGATGCCGCTGCGGCCAGGCTGCTGA